One window from the genome of Engraulis encrasicolus isolate BLACKSEA-1 chromosome 16, IST_EnEncr_1.0, whole genome shotgun sequence encodes:
- the LOC134466627 gene encoding zinc finger protein 764-like, producing MEDSELELSAAEWSESELCKDRVVTSPPLPDSKNGLPPVSHSNALPLPLATMTTASPSWPLPLSSSPITIKQEEEEEDCSGVPEPGPLLPAVTTTLSSGGVSGERDRDAMPPAMMPSSSSHMAGAVSFGRYKRRIQCLDPPMTLTTALSSGDTGCGDGQDMMSSSLSHGAAAAVAGPFMRYKRRIQCLQCGKSFDRQSHYERHRRIHTGERPYGCSVCGRRFTQKSNLKGHLRTHSDEKRYHCPGPFATVKNAFSPPLAASRHY from the exons ATGGAGGATTCTGAACTAGAGCTCAGTGCGGCAGAATGGAGCGAGTCGGAGCTTTGCAAGGACAGAGTTGTGACATCACCACCACTGCCGGACTCTAAAAACGGCTTACCTCCTGTCTCCCATAGCAACGCACTACCGTTACCGCTGGCGACCATGACAACGGCGTCCCCCTCCTGGCCCCTTCCGCTTAGCTCCTCCCCCATCACCATcaagcaggaagaggaagaggaagactgcAGCGGTGTTCCAGAACCGGGGCCTCTGTTGCCGGCGGTGACCACAACCTTGTCGTCAG GAGGGGTCAGCGGAGAGCGAGACCGGGACGCGATGCCACCAGCGATGATGCCGTCATCGTCATCACACATGGCAGGGGCGGTGTCGTTCGGCAGATACAAGCGCCGCATACAGTGCCTAGACCCGCCGATGACCTTGACAACGGCCCTGTCGTCAGGTGACACAGGATGCGGAGACGGACAGGACATGATGTCATCATCGCTGTCACATGGCGCGGCGGCGGCCGTAGCGGGGCCGTTCATGCGCTACAAGCGTCGTATCCAGTGCCTGCAGTGCGGCAAGAGCTTCGACCGCCAGAGCCACTATGAGCGCCATCGCAGGATACACACGGGGGAACGGCCCTACGGCTGCTCCGTATGCGGACGCCGCTTTACCCAGAAGAGTAACCTGAAGGGACACCTCAGGACCCACTCGGACGAGAAAAGATACCACTGCCCGGGGCCCTTCGCCACCGTCAAAAACGCCTTTAGCCCCCCTTTAGCGGCCTCAAGACACTACTAG